A genomic region of Oenanthe melanoleuca isolate GR-GAL-2019-014 chromosome 25, OMel1.0, whole genome shotgun sequence contains the following coding sequences:
- the CCHCR1 gene encoding coiled-coil alpha-helical rod protein 1 isoform X1 — MAEPRPDPGSDSQCSQFRHSSMEGLIPPSHFVLRSRSLGAELEAEKGRSQRLEAELEAEKGRSQAMKVELEVEKGRSQSAEKELNALRGRSQRLEAELEAEKGRSQMLEMELEALRGRSLGKEGAEPSPEQVLLARWRQKVFQLLLQVRLHRSQELRLQGQVRSLDAAVAAGSRQVSLLELQLRQGEEELRGERQAVSQQRLRAEAAEEQLGKLGETLSRSLLSLSLSLAGVTAALGTLGTLSERLARNRDRLRVLVTSGRLRVTARDRGVVTSQVTSDQPRGWHAGDTGGGGSVPKLSPQCHPQVTQGGDGSWTHTDTVSLAPLLTQLQALGAAILGDSGDVIGGTAVTSSRGER; from the exons ATGGCCGAGCCCCGCCCGGACCCTGGCAGtgattcccagtgctcccagttccgCCATTCCAGTATGGAAGGGCTCATCCCCCCCTCCCACTTTGTGCTGCGCTCCAG ATCCCTGGGGGCGGAGCTTGAAGCAGAAAAGGGGCGGAGCCAGCGAttggaagcagagctggaggcagaaaAGGGGCGGAGCCAAGCAATGAAGGTGGAGCTTGAGGTGGAAAAGGGGCGGAGCCAATCAGCAGAGAAGGAGCTCAATGCCCTGAGGGGGCGGAGCCAGCGATTGGAGGCGGAGCTGGAGGCAGAAAAGGGGCGGAGCCAAAtgctggagatggagctggaggCGCTGAGGGGGCGGAGCCTGGGCAAAGAGGGGGCGGAGCCAAGCCCAGAGCAG gtgctgctggcccGCTGGCGACAGAaggttttccagctgctgctgcaggtgaggctGCACCGGAGCCAGGAGCTGCggctgcagggacag gtgcgCTCTCTGGACGCTGCAGTCGCTGCCGGGTCCCGCCAGGTGTCGCtgttggagctgcagctgcgccaaggggaggaggagctgaggggggagagacag GCCGTGTCCCAGCAGCGGCTCCGGGCAGAAGCGGCTGAGGAGcaactggggaaactgggagagaCCCTGAGCAG gtccctgctgtccctgtccctgtccctggccgGTGTCACTGCGGCTCTCGGGACTCTGGGGACGCTGAGCGAGCGCCTGGCACGGAACCGGGACCGGCTGAGGG tgctggtgACATCAGGACGGCTCCGAGTGACAGCGAGGGACAGAGG cgTGGTGACATCGCAGGTGACATCGGATCAGCCCCGGGGGTGGCACGCAGGTGACACCGGGGGTGGTGGCTCTGTCCCCAAgctgtcaccccagtgtcacccccaggTGACCCAGGGCGGGGACGGGAGCTggacacacacggacacag tgtccctggcCCCGTtgctgacacagctccaggcccTCGGTGCCGCCATCCTTGGGGACAGCGGTGACGTCATCGGGGGGACAGCGGTGACATCATCAAGGGGAGAGCGGTGA
- the LOC130263303 gene encoding uncharacterized protein LOC130263303: MAPPPSGTATFLRVPPECPACHPPWSIACPRVSPECPRGVAMAMELRELSRALLESQVAVVAALGRLVATVAGPEGDVLLAVSPESLHKALDAFRDHLWDTLAAFGATPGPSRADVAGAAGEWHRSVAAVADRWTELATEAVRLGEACGAAVISEREAAATSSGRAGDLGDIVRAWASSLRELVATARRVPVVTDKEEEKAVLERHNTRLEEATKELKGALKRVEESTVARSKARAAARRAERAAAALGPLQGLVVACAEAIALHLRLSRRAGDTAAALAEAERLREASARLFTRHLRGTLGDILMLLPNGPGGPGGHAVAQRCQKAMEDIPSLLRGE; this comes from the exons ATGGCCCCGCCCCCTTCCGGCACCGCCACGTTCCTGCGTGTCCCCCCCGAGTGTCCCGCGTGTCACCCCCCCTGGAGTATCGCGTGTCCTCgagtgtccccagagtgtccccgAGGTGTCGCCATGGCCATGGAGCTGCGAGAG ctgtcccGGGCCCTGCTGGAGTCGCAGGTGGCCGTGGTGGCCGCCCTGGGCCGGCTGGTGGCCACGGTGGCCGGGCCGGAGGGGGACGTGCTGCTGGCCGTGTCCCCAGAGTCCCTGCACAAAGCCCTGGACGCCTTCAGGGACCACCTCTGGGACACCCTGGCCGCCTTCGGGGCCACCCCGGGCCCCAGCCGGGCTGACGTGGCCGGCGCGGCCGGCGAGTGGCACCGCTCGGTGGCCGCGGTGGCCGACAGGTGGACAGAACTGGCCACCGAGGCCGTCCGGCTGGGTGAAGCCTGCGGGGCCGCGGTCATCAGCGAGAGAGAGGCGGCGGCCACCAGCTCCGGGCGGGCTGGAGACCTGGGGGACATCGTGAGGGCGTGGGCGAGCAGCCTGCGCGAGCTGGTGGCCACCGCCCGCAGGGTGCCGGTGGTCACggacaaggaggaggagaaggcgGTACTGGAGAGGCACAATACCAGGCTGGAGGAGGCCACCAAGGAGCTGAAGGGGGCTCTGAAGAGAGTGGAGGAATCCACGGTGGCCAGAAGCAAGGCCAGGGCGGCCGCCAGGAGGGCCgagcgggcggcggcggcgctggggcCGCTGCAGGGCCTGGTGGTCGCGTGTGCCGAGGCCATCGCCCTGCACCTGCGGCTGAGCCGCCGCGCCGGGGACACCGCGGCCGCCTTGGCCGAGGCCGAGCGGCTGCGGGAGGCCAGCGCCAGGCTGTTCACGCGTCACCTGCGGGGGACGCTTGGGGACATCCTCATGCTGCTCCCGAATGGCCCTGGTGGCCCCGGTGGCCACGCGGTGGCCCAGCGGTGCCAAAAAGCCATGGAGGacatccccagcctgctgcGGGGAGAGTGA
- the CCHCR1 gene encoding coiled-coil alpha-helical rod protein 1 isoform X2, which produces MAEPRPDPGSDSQCSQFRHSSMEGLIPPSHFVLRSRSLGAELEAEKGRSQRLEAELEAEKGRSQAMKVELEVEKGRSQSAEKELNALRGRSQRLEAELEAEKGRSQMLEMELEALRGRSLGKEGAEPSPEQVLLARWRQKVFQLLLQVRLHRSQELRLQGQVRSLDAAVAAGSRQVSLLELQLRQGEEELRGERQAVSQQRLRAEAAEEQLGKLGETLSRSLLSLSLSLAGVTAALGTLGTLSERLARNRDRLRVLVTSGRLRVTARDRGVPGPVADTAPGPRCRHPWGQR; this is translated from the exons ATGGCCGAGCCCCGCCCGGACCCTGGCAGtgattcccagtgctcccagttccgCCATTCCAGTATGGAAGGGCTCATCCCCCCCTCCCACTTTGTGCTGCGCTCCAG ATCCCTGGGGGCGGAGCTTGAAGCAGAAAAGGGGCGGAGCCAGCGAttggaagcagagctggaggcagaaaAGGGGCGGAGCCAAGCAATGAAGGTGGAGCTTGAGGTGGAAAAGGGGCGGAGCCAATCAGCAGAGAAGGAGCTCAATGCCCTGAGGGGGCGGAGCCAGCGATTGGAGGCGGAGCTGGAGGCAGAAAAGGGGCGGAGCCAAAtgctggagatggagctggaggCGCTGAGGGGGCGGAGCCTGGGCAAAGAGGGGGCGGAGCCAAGCCCAGAGCAG gtgctgctggcccGCTGGCGACAGAaggttttccagctgctgctgcaggtgaggctGCACCGGAGCCAGGAGCTGCggctgcagggacag gtgcgCTCTCTGGACGCTGCAGTCGCTGCCGGGTCCCGCCAGGTGTCGCtgttggagctgcagctgcgccaaggggaggaggagctgaggggggagagacag GCCGTGTCCCAGCAGCGGCTCCGGGCAGAAGCGGCTGAGGAGcaactggggaaactgggagagaCCCTGAGCAG gtccctgctgtccctgtccctgtccctggccgGTGTCACTGCGGCTCTCGGGACTCTGGGGACGCTGAGCGAGCGCCTGGCACGGAACCGGGACCGGCTGAGGG tgctggtgACATCAGGACGGCTCCGAGTGACAGCGAGGGACAGAGG tgtccctggcCCCGTtgctgacacagctccaggcccTCGGTGCCGCCATCCTTGGGGACAGCGGTGA